The DNA region ATGATAACAGGCGCGATTAAGAACAAAGTCGATAAAATCTGGACCGATATTTGGGCCGGCGGCATAACCAACCCCATAACCGTCATCGAGCAGCTTACCTATCTCATGTTCATCCGTTCCCTGGACGAAAAAGAGCTGGAGAACGAGCAGTTCGAAAACACTGCCAAAGTGAAGATGGACAAAATCTTTCCCCGGTCAAAAGAAGGCCAGTCCATGCGTTGGAGCAAGTTCAAGGAACAGGACCCCCGTGAAATCTTCGACATCATCTCCCAGCGGGTCTTCCCTTTTATCAAAAAATTGCAGGGTAAAGAGGAAACCGCCTTCTCCCGCTATATGGAAGATGCCATGTTTCTTATCCCCACCCCCCAGGTACTGCAAAAAATCGTCACCGGCCTGGACGATCTCTATCAGAATGACCTCGCCGGTCTGGACATGCAAGGCGACCTTTATGAGTATATGCTGGGCAAACTTTCAACCGCCGGTCAGAATGGCCAATTCCGTACCCCCAAGCATATCCGTGAAATGATGGTCCAGCTAATGGCGCCCACCCCCAATGATCTAATATGCGATCCCGCCTGTGGGACCGCCGGCTTTCTGGTGTCCGCTGCCGAATATATCCGCACCCACTATGAATCGAAGATGACCACCAAGCAATGGAATTTGTTCGCCGGTGACATGTTTACCGGTTTTGATACCGACCATACCATGCTCCGCCTATCAGCCATGAACCTCATGCTCCACTCCATCACCCACCCGCAAGTGGAATATAAGGATAGCGTTTCAAAGCAGAATAAGATCGCCGGTACATATGATATCGTACTCGCCAATCCGCCGTTTAAGGGAACCGTGGATGAGGAAAGTATCAATGATAATCTAAAGGCAGCGACCAACACAAAAAAAACAGAGCTTCTGTTTATCGCCCTTTTCCTCAGGCTGCTGAAAAAAGGCGGGCGCTGCGCCTGCATCGTACCCGATGGCGTTTTGTTTGGCTCCTCCAACGCCCACACCGCGCTCCGCAAGGAGCTTGTGGAAAACCATCAGCTTGGGGGGGTAATCTCCATGCCCTCCGGAGTGTTCAAACCCTATGCCGGAGTTTCGACCGCCGTACTGGTGTTTACCAAAACAGGCGCAGGCGGAACCGATAAAGTCTGGTTCTACGATATGCAGGCCGATGGTTTCTCCCTGGACGATAAGCGCAGCAGCATAAACAATAACGACATACCAGACATCGTAACACGCTTCCACGCGCTTGATAAAGAAAGCAAGCGAAAACGCACCGACAAGTCCTTCCTAGTACCAAAAAAGGAGATTGTAGATAACGGATACGACTTAAGCATCAACAAATACAAAAAGACGATTACAAAAGCGGTTGAATACCCGCCTACAAGCGAAATTATGGCAGGTTTGTTTGACTTGGAAAAAAACATAGCCAAAGGACTAAAAGAGTTGGAGGCGATGCTGAAATGATCCATTGCGCAGAAAAAGAAATGGATTTTTGTATTTTTCTCATTCACAAACTTGCAGAATCCTGGGGCAAATCCACGCCGGAGGCTTATAAAATAATTTCGGACTCAAATATTCTGGATGAGTATATTATCCCCTGTTTCGATACGCTACACACCCTTGGCGCCGAATATTTAGTAGAAGATGTGACCGAATTCGTCCGTGAAAAGGGTGTAGCACTATGAAAGTATATCACGGGTCATCAGCCGTGGTGAATAAACCAGATATAAAATTCTCCAGGAAAAATCTTGATTTTGGAAAAGGTTTCTATGTGACTTCATACCAGGAACAAGCAGAAAATTGGGCGAAACGAAAGGCTCTGCGGAAAGGAACGGCGCCTATTGTAAGTGCATATACCTTAAATGAAGATTTTGATAGGTTTCAAATTCTGCGATTTGAGCAGGATAATAAAGCTTGGATTGACTTTGTATGTGCCTGTAGAAGTGGCAAAGATATATACCGGAACTATGATATTATCATTGGGAGTGTGGCAAATGACAAAGTATATACCGCAGTCGATATGTATTATCGGGGAATATGGGATATTGAGCGAACGCTTTCTGAAATAAAATATTATAAAATGAATGATCAATACTGCCTCATTACGCAGCAATTCATTGATGCAAAATTGTTGTTTATTGATTCCTATGAGGTTGCCCTATGAGCGATACCCATCCCAAGCAGGCCGATTTAGAGAGCCTTCGTAAAGAGTCTCTTGAAAAAGACATTATTGCAATTATTGCCAACAAAGCAAATATTGATGTCAGGGTAGCGATGGACATTTATTTTCACAGTAGCCTTTCTGTCCAGATTGACGGTGGCGTATATGGCATTCAGTATCTTGATGCGCGGTATCTTGCGGATGATCTGATGGAAAACGAGAGCGAATTGTTTGCGAAATTGGTAGATTGAAATGAGTAAATGGGAAAAAGTACGATTGGGAGATTTAACCAAAATAAAAACTGGTAAATTGGATGCTAATGCCAGTTCCAATGATGGGGAATACCCTTTTTTTACGTGCTCAAAAGAGCCATTAAAAATATCTTCATACAGCTATGATTGCGAATGTGTTTTAGTCGCAGGCAATGGCGATTTAAATGTAAAATACTATAATGGAAAATTTGACGCTTATCAACGAACCTATATTATCGAAAGTATCGATAAAAATAAACTTTTTGTCCCATACCTATATTTATATTTAAGTGACTATGTTGATACACTACGTGGATTATCAATAGGTGGTGTTATAAAGTACATAAAATTAGGTAATTTAACAGATGCAGCTATACCAATCCCACCATTGAACACGCAAAAACAGATCGTCGCTATACTAGACAAAGCAAATCTTCTGATTGAATCACGCAAACAACAGCTTGCACAGCTTGACCTACTGGTCAAATCCCGGTTTGTCGAGATGTTTGGGGACCCGGTGACTAACCCGATGGGGTGGGATGTTAAAAAATTGAAAAATTTATATAAGGTAAGATCCAGTAAACGTATTTATCAGAATGAACAAGTATCCGAGGGTATACGATTTTTACGGGTATCGGACTTAGTACGAAAAATCCTTGACGGCATTGATTCTTGTGATCTCTATATTTCCGAAGAACAGTATATGCGTTTTTTGGATAGTGGACTTGTACCTAAAGCAGAAGATATTTTAGTTACATCAAGGGGAACTTTGGGATTGTGCTATATAGTTCAGCCGTCTGATAGATTTTATTTTCAAGATGGGATGATAAGTTGGCTTGAAAAGCAAGGAATTGAAATTGAATCAATATACGTTTATTACCTGTTTGGAACATATGGGTTCAGGCAACAAATGGAACAATTACCAACAGGCACAACAGTGAGTTACTTGTCTTTAGAAACTCTAGGTAATTTGGAAATAATGGTCCCCCCTCTCCCCATCCAAAATGCCTTCGCTGCCTTCGTCCACCAAGTCGACAAATCGAAATTTGAAATACAAAAGGGACTAAAACAGATGGAAATTCAGTATAATGCCCTTATGCAGCAGTATTTCGGTTAATCTAATCATTTTCCTTCAATGGCGGTATGCCAAATATAATCACGGAAAGGAGAATGAAAATGAAAGAGGCTCTTATCATCGAAATCGAACAAGGCATGATCACGGTATTGGACAATGCCCAAATGGAACACCTGCATAAAGTCCTAATCCATTGCCTGTACAATGTCACCGTAACAAAAAATACTGGTAATCCGGTGCAGGAGGAACAGCCGAATGAGGTTATGCTTGATTCATTTCTCGCTTCCAAGCGTGTGGAGGGATGCTCTGAGAAGTCCCTGAAGTATTACCGCTCTACCATACAGAATATGCTGAATTCTGCCAGTAAAACGGTAAAACATATGACTACTGATGATTTGCGGCAATATCTTGCGGATTATCAAAACAAAAACCGTGCCGGAAAAGTGACACTTGATAATATCCGGCGTATCCTGTCCAGTTTCTTTTCATGGCTGGAGGATGAAAACCATATCCTCAAAAGCCCGGTACGGCGCATCCATAAGATAAAAGCGGGACAGACCGTCAAGGAAACGTACTCAGATGAAGCATTGGAATCGATGCGCGATAACTGTGCTTCAATTCGGGATTTAGCGATTATTGACCTGTTGGCTTCTACCGGGATGCGTGTTGGCGAGATGGTGAAGCTAAACCGGAATGATATCGATTTTGCAAACCGTGAGTGCGTTGTCCTTGGTAAAGGAGAAAAAGAACGGCCGGTGTACTTTGATGCGAGAGCGAAAATACATTTACAAAACTATCTTAACAGCCGGCCTGATGATAATTCAGCCCTATTCGTTTCATTGATAAAGCCATTTAATCGGCTCGAAATCAGTGGCGTAGAGATACGACTTCGAGAGCTGGGAAAGCAATTAAATATCCCAAAAGTACATCCACACAAATTCCGGCGTACCTTGGCTACAAGGGCAATTGATAAAGGAATGCCAATTGAACAGGTTCAGCAGCTTTTAGGCCATCAGAAAATTGATACCACCCTGCAATATGCGATGGTAAGCCAGAATAATGTAAAACTGTCGCACCGAAAGTATATCGGCTGATCTCAAATCCCGGTTTGTCGAGATGTTTGGGGACCCAGTGACTAACCCGATGGGGTGGGAGCATGGCACTATTCGAGATATTGTCACTGAAGTCAAGTATGGTACAAGTAAACCATCAGTAGATGGGGGGAGCTACCCATATTTACGAATGAACAATATAACCTTTGGAGGGCAACTCGATATAACCGATATGAAATACATAGATTTACCCAATAATGAGATTGAAAAATATATTGTTCGGAAAGGTGATGTCCTTTTTAACCGTACAAATAGCAAGGAACTGGTAGGAAAAACTTGTGTATTTAATCTTGATGAACCGATGGTTATTGCTGGCTATATTATCCGCATAAGACTCAATGATAAAGCTATCCCGATATACCTTTCCACTGTCCTCAATTCAGATTATGGTAAGTTAACTTTAAACTTGATGTGTAAGAAAATTATTGGTATGGCTAACATCAATGCTCAAGAGCTACAAGATATAGCGATACTAATACCGCCCAAAGACCTCCAAAACGCCTTCGCTGCCTTCGTCCACCAAGTCGACAAATCGAAATTTTCTGATCGGAAATGGGTGGAAACTTTTGCTCCCTCGCATACACTGCTGTCCGATTTAATCGGTAAGCATCAAAAAATCCATTTGCCTGAGTAAAAATGACCCGTTTTTGGAATATTTGGTCGATTTTCAGTAATTTGTTCTTTAACCAAAGCATCAAACATGGTATAACTATAAGGTATTTGGGCTACCGAGTGATAAAGGATGGATGGCTGTGTCGAACTTTGAGTTCCTTCGGCAACAAAACGAATACACCCTGTTTTCGCCTGCAGCAATAGAGGCCGAGAAGGTTTATGCTACATCCTCAGCCATGTGCGCTGTTGGCTGCCGGAAAGCCCTCGAATTGGCAGTAAAGTGGGTTTACTCAGCCGATAAAAACATTAACATGCCCTATAAGGACAACATCCAGTCCCTCATCCATGAGCCGTCCTTTCGCTTTGCCGTGGATAGTAAAACATGGGGCAAACTTTCCTACATCATTAAGCTGGGTAATCTCGCTGTGCATACCGAACGAGCGGTAGATTCAGGCGATGCGTTAACCGCGCTGAAAGGTCTTTTTGAGTTTATCGATTGGATTGATTATTCCTATGGTTCAAAGTATGCAGAACGCCGTTTTGATGAGGCCCTCATTCCCAAAGGCAAAGTGGTTATTGTCACCAAGAAAATCAAGGAAACTCAGAGCCTTCTGGACGAGAAAGATTCTGAAATTAAGCGGCTGCAAAAGATCATAGAGGACATGGCCCCCCAATACACCGCCGGGAAAGAACAGCACCAGCAAGATCGAACATTCAAGGCCGATGATATTTCCGAGTTCAAGACCCGTAAAATCTACATTGATGTGGATTTAAAACTTATGGGCTGGCGTTTTTCCGGCGCCGATGCCGATGTCATTGAAGAATATGAAGTTAACGGTATGGCGGACGTATTGGACCAGAAAGGCTATGCCGACTATGTCCTGCTGGGTAAAGATGGGCTTCCTCTTGCGGTAATCGAAGCTAAACGTTCCAGCAAGGATGCGAATACCGGACGCAAACAAGCCTCATTATATGCCGACTGTCTGGAGCGGCAGTTTAAGCGTCGCCCAATGATTTTCACTACCAATGGCTTCGAGACCTACTTCTGGGACAATCAATCATCTCCCCAGCGGAAGGTGAGCGGCATATTTAGCAAGGACAAT from Treponema primitia ZAS-2 includes:
- a CDS encoding DUF3990 domain-containing protein gives rise to the protein MKVYHGSSAVVNKPDIKFSRKNLDFGKGFYVTSYQEQAENWAKRKALRKGTAPIVSAYTLNEDFDRFQILRFEQDNKAWIDFVCACRSGKDIYRNYDIIIGSVANDKVYTAVDMYYRGIWDIERTLSEIKYYKMNDQYCLITQQFIDAKLLFIDSYEVAL
- a CDS encoding DUF3791 domain-containing protein, which translates into the protein MIHCAEKEMDFCIFLIHKLAESWGKSTPEAYKIISDSNILDEYIIPCFDTLHTLGAEYLVEDVTEFVREKGVAL
- a CDS encoding type I restriction-modification system subunit M, which translates into the protein MITGAIKNKVDKIWTDIWAGGITNPITVIEQLTYLMFIRSLDEKELENEQFENTAKVKMDKIFPRSKEGQSMRWSKFKEQDPREIFDIISQRVFPFIKKLQGKEETAFSRYMEDAMFLIPTPQVLQKIVTGLDDLYQNDLAGLDMQGDLYEYMLGKLSTAGQNGQFRTPKHIREMMVQLMAPTPNDLICDPACGTAGFLVSAAEYIRTHYESKMTTKQWNLFAGDMFTGFDTDHTMLRLSAMNLMLHSITHPQVEYKDSVSKQNKIAGTYDIVLANPPFKGTVDEESINDNLKAATNTKKTELLFIALFLRLLKKGGRCACIVPDGVLFGSSNAHTALRKELVENHQLGGVISMPSGVFKPYAGVSTAVLVFTKTGAGGTDKVWFYDMQADGFSLDDKRSSINNNDIPDIVTRFHALDKESKRKRTDKSFLVPKKEIVDNGYDLSINKYKKTITKAVEYPPTSEIMAGLFDLEKNIAKGLKELEAMLK
- the xerA gene encoding site-specific tyrosine recombinase/integron integrase, whose amino-acid sequence is MKEALIIEIEQGMITVLDNAQMEHLHKVLIHCLYNVTVTKNTGNPVQEEQPNEVMLDSFLASKRVEGCSEKSLKYYRSTIQNMLNSASKTVKHMTTDDLRQYLADYQNKNRAGKVTLDNIRRILSSFFSWLEDENHILKSPVRRIHKIKAGQTVKETYSDEALESMRDNCASIRDLAIIDLLASTGMRVGEMVKLNRNDIDFANRECVVLGKGEKERPVYFDARAKIHLQNYLNSRPDDNSALFVSLIKPFNRLEISGVEIRLRELGKQLNIPKVHPHKFRRTLATRAIDKGMPIEQVQQLLGHQKIDTTLQYAMVSQNNVKLSHRKYIG
- a CDS encoding restriction endonuclease subunit S, translating into MTNPMGWEHGTIRDIVTEVKYGTSKPSVDGGSYPYLRMNNITFGGQLDITDMKYIDLPNNEIEKYIVRKGDVLFNRTNSKELVGKTCVFNLDEPMVIAGYIIRIRLNDKAIPIYLSTVLNSDYGKLTLNLMCKKIIGMANINAQELQDIAILIPPKDLQNAFAAFVHQVDKSKFSDRKWVETFAPSHTLLSDLIGKHQKIHLPE
- a CDS encoding restriction endonuclease subunit S → MSKWEKVRLGDLTKIKTGKLDANASSNDGEYPFFTCSKEPLKISSYSYDCECVLVAGNGDLNVKYYNGKFDAYQRTYIIESIDKNKLFVPYLYLYLSDYVDTLRGLSIGGVIKYIKLGNLTDAAIPIPPLNTQKQIVAILDKANLLIESRKQQLAQLDLLVKSRFVEMFGDPVTNPMGWDVKKLKNLYKVRSSKRIYQNEQVSEGIRFLRVSDLVRKILDGIDSCDLYISEEQYMRFLDSGLVPKAEDILVTSRGTLGLCYIVQPSDRFYFQDGMISWLEKQGIEIESIYVYYLFGTYGFRQQMEQLPTGTTVSYLSLETLGNLEIMVPPLPIQNAFAAFVHQVDKSKFEIQKGLKQMEIQYNALMQQYFG